Proteins found in one Desulfosoma sp. genomic segment:
- a CDS encoding TetR/AcrR family transcriptional regulator produces the protein MVEGRGNHKNSDKRQRILDAAVAVFAEKGFFQSRVSDIARLAGVADGTIYLYFKNKDDLLISIFEEKMKEINVKFREALASEKDALARFRRLIAMHLAGFQAYPELAAVLQVELRQSSRFMREYKKVELKKYLDLIGDVIREGQQQGVFRQDLPLGLVKRFIFGALDEVVSTWVLAGRPYNLESLTEPLMDLFINGLGEPSVKARRAGMNQ, from the coding sequence ATGGTGGAAGGGCGCGGAAACCACAAGAATTCGGACAAAAGGCAGCGCATTTTGGATGCCGCGGTGGCGGTGTTTGCCGAAAAGGGATTTTTTCAATCCCGAGTTTCGGATATCGCCCGCCTAGCCGGTGTAGCCGATGGAACCATCTACCTCTACTTCAAGAACAAAGACGATCTCCTGATCTCTATCTTTGAAGAAAAAATGAAGGAGATCAACGTGAAGTTCCGTGAGGCTCTGGCCTCGGAAAAGGACGCTTTGGCCCGCTTTCGTCGACTTATTGCCATGCATCTGGCAGGGTTTCAGGCTTATCCGGAGCTGGCGGCTGTGCTGCAGGTGGAGCTACGTCAAAGCAGCCGCTTCATGCGCGAATACAAGAAAGTAGAACTGAAAAAATATTTGGACCTCATAGGCGATGTGATCCGCGAAGGGCAGCAGCAAGGAGTCTTTCGCCAGGATTTGCCTCTGGGATTGGTCAAGCGCTTCATTTTCGGGGCTTTGGACGAGGTGGTGTCCACATGGGTGCTGGCAGGGCGTCCGTATAATCTGGAAAGTCTGACGGAACCCTTGATGGATCTTTTCATCAACGGACTTGGAGAACCTTCCGTAAAAGCGCGTCGCGCCGGCATGAACCAATGA
- a CDS encoding histone deacetylase family protein, producing MLKVVFHEAYLARYPTGAVETPARLRSVMGKLKEFYEVVAPSPASKDDLLRAHSEEHLIHVQLEGKAVWEAAVLAAGGAICAARLAAQTQHPVFAAVRPPGHHAGRNRYGGFCFFNNMAVALLTLFHEGLIERAAVIDFDMHRGDGTAEIFQGDSRCFFLDVSSAEKDGFIERIADFLEALPLVDIIGVSAGFDMHLKDWGGHLSNRDYHRIGRLLEETARQKAFGKVFAVLEGGYMPHELGKAVYAFCRGLEGKDLTDLTLMTRP from the coding sequence ATGCTGAAAGTGGTTTTTCACGAGGCGTATCTTGCGCGGTATCCCACGGGTGCCGTGGAAACCCCCGCTCGGCTTCGTTCCGTTATGGGAAAGCTAAAAGAATTTTACGAGGTCGTCGCACCCTCCCCTGCCTCCAAGGACGATCTTCTACGAGCCCACAGCGAGGAACACCTCATCCATGTGCAGCTGGAGGGCAAGGCCGTCTGGGAAGCGGCTGTCCTTGCCGCTGGGGGGGCCATTTGTGCCGCACGTCTGGCCGCCCAAACACAACATCCCGTCTTTGCTGCTGTACGGCCGCCGGGGCATCATGCAGGACGCAACCGTTACGGTGGCTTCTGTTTTTTCAACAACATGGCCGTCGCTCTTTTGACTTTGTTCCACGAAGGACTCATTGAGCGAGCGGCGGTTATTGATTTTGATATGCATCGTGGGGACGGCACGGCGGAAATTTTTCAGGGAGATTCCCGATGTTTTTTTCTGGATGTTTCATCGGCGGAAAAAGACGGTTTTATTGAAAGGATCGCCGATTTTCTTGAAGCTTTGCCTTTGGTGGACATTATCGGCGTTTCCGCCGGGTTTGACATGCATCTGAAAGACTGGGGCGGACACCTTAGCAACCGCGATTACCATCGCATCGGCAGGCTTCTGGAGGAAACGGCCCGCCAAAAAGCATTCGGGAAAGTGTTTGCGGTGCTGGAAGGAGGCTATATGCCCCATGAACTGGGAAAGGCTGTCTATGCCTTTTGCCGGGGTCTGGAAGGCAAAGACTTGACTGATCTGACACTCATGACGAGGCCATGA
- a CDS encoding SidJ-related pseudokinase: MRAAHRELEQLKRELSGPPSDFTAAFLKTQDLRRLVQHRPEVLDHGTVRLLGKILTHEPYQAQRQAYFFSRETAFGIRDLMERSPRPDVVEHARRMLERLCMESRGACQRAACEALGTLPLGLAPPDLPPDPDPWCAPVLSWQQASNLSWAPGSWDDWHVCGRSFWRRETKTGKILVIKTAKDPESAQALFREIQWMRLLHEKAEQWHLDTAQIPSPLNSAGPGLFRVDFSTREHLLNLWENTHEEAPWAIVFMAPAGYFDYPNQPINGLMPSKATFLSVMVRNARMLGRLASHGVVHTAPIPLFHNRVQGHRREDGGLYRWPRAGRLDRWLASCDYPNFGQSGLRDLEHLEPAETNGVSFYEHIGAHFLSFFLVCGSYFRNRDPSLRGRQNDGTPVDVREWFDKTFLMKVLESIFQAYYEAFTGLAAPTDISGNLGGLVDRMIEEMGVDRHMEEILRVADQNNMTDHEFWAFLEERGYSATEARRFVRGREDVVLLTGPHLGAFNDRISLPEMIQFVGAAAALCISGRFFHIRNTARCVGSSSV, from the coding sequence ATGAGAGCAGCCCATCGAGAACTGGAACAGCTCAAGCGCGAACTGAGCGGCCCGCCATCGGATTTCACCGCCGCCTTTCTCAAAACCCAGGATCTGCGTCGCCTGGTGCAGCACCGTCCGGAAGTGCTGGACCATGGTACGGTGCGTCTTCTAGGAAAGATTCTGACCCATGAACCGTATCAAGCGCAAAGACAAGCCTATTTTTTCAGCCGAGAAACAGCTTTCGGGATTCGGGACCTCATGGAAAGATCCCCACGTCCCGACGTGGTGGAACATGCACGACGGATGCTGGAAAGGCTGTGTATGGAATCCCGCGGAGCTTGTCAGCGCGCAGCGTGTGAAGCCCTGGGAACGCTTCCTTTGGGCCTAGCGCCGCCCGATTTGCCTCCGGATCCAGATCCATGGTGCGCTCCCGTTTTGTCGTGGCAGCAAGCCAGCAACCTTTCGTGGGCACCAGGTTCGTGGGACGATTGGCATGTGTGTGGTCGAAGTTTCTGGCGCCGGGAAACAAAAACGGGAAAAATCCTTGTGATAAAGACCGCCAAAGATCCGGAAAGTGCTCAAGCCCTTTTTCGAGAAATCCAGTGGATGCGTCTTCTTCACGAGAAGGCTGAACAATGGCATTTGGACACAGCGCAAATTCCTTCTCCCCTAAACTCAGCCGGTCCGGGGTTGTTTCGAGTGGACTTCAGCACACGCGAACACCTTTTGAACTTGTGGGAAAACACCCATGAAGAGGCACCCTGGGCCATCGTTTTTATGGCTCCAGCCGGCTATTTCGACTACCCAAATCAGCCCATAAACGGCCTGATGCCCTCCAAGGCAACATTCCTTTCCGTCATGGTCCGGAACGCCCGCATGCTGGGACGCCTCGCTTCCCACGGCGTTGTGCATACGGCCCCCATCCCCCTTTTTCATAATCGAGTTCAGGGGCATCGCCGTGAAGACGGCGGTCTTTATCGGTGGCCTCGAGCCGGCAGGTTGGATCGGTGGTTGGCATCGTGCGATTATCCCAATTTCGGGCAATCAGGCCTGCGCGACTTGGAACACTTGGAACCTGCAGAGACCAACGGGGTTTCTTTCTACGAACACATCGGAGCCCATTTCCTGAGTTTTTTCCTGGTTTGCGGAAGCTATTTCAGGAATCGAGATCCAAGCCTTCGAGGTCGACAAAACGACGGAACCCCCGTGGACGTTCGTGAATGGTTTGATAAGACATTTCTCATGAAAGTGCTCGAATCCATCTTTCAGGCCTATTATGAAGCTTTTACCGGTCTGGCGGCCCCAACGGATATATCGGGAAACTTGGGCGGACTGGTGGACCGTATGATCGAGGAAATGGGCGTGGACCGGCACATGGAAGAGATTCTTCGAGTAGCCGACCAAAACAACATGACCGACCACGAATTTTGGGCTTTTCTTGAGGAACGAGGGTATTCGGCGACGGAGGCTCGACGGTTTGTCCGAGGCCGTGAAGACGTGGTGCTTCTCACGGGACCGCATCTAGGCGCCTTCAACGACCGCATTTCGCTGCCCGAAATGATTCAGTTTGTCGGCGCAGCGGCAGCCTTATGCATCAGCGGGCGTTTTTTCCACATCCGCAACACTGCTCGGTGCGTTGGTTCTTCCAGCGTCTAG
- a CDS encoding LysE family transporter produces MWELMAIGAGSFTVALSGALMPGPLLTITISQSVRRGFRAGPLLITGHALLELAVVAAVVMGLGPFLKKPGVMGAIALCGGAFLLVMGLDMVRSAARLSLNLQAPSKDGVSGRHPVMLGVLASLANPYWTLWWATIGLGYLVAAMKFGLWGVACFFFGHIAADFAWYSLVSLGVTKGTRFMGDRSYRWVLRFCGVFLVGFGAWFLWSAKEFLSRALV; encoded by the coding sequence ATGTGGGAATTGATGGCTATCGGGGCGGGATCCTTTACCGTGGCCCTTTCGGGGGCGCTCATGCCCGGTCCTCTTTTAACCATTACCATCAGCCAATCAGTTCGGCGTGGGTTTCGCGCGGGCCCGTTGCTCATCACGGGCCACGCCCTTTTGGAACTAGCTGTGGTTGCTGCCGTGGTGATGGGGCTTGGTCCTTTTCTCAAGAAACCAGGAGTCATGGGAGCCATCGCCCTTTGCGGAGGCGCCTTTCTGCTGGTGATGGGCTTGGATATGGTGCGCAGTGCGGCTCGCTTGTCGCTTAACCTGCAAGCTCCAAGCAAAGACGGAGTCTCAGGACGGCATCCTGTGATGTTGGGTGTGCTGGCGAGTCTTGCCAATCCTTATTGGACCTTGTGGTGGGCCACCATCGGTTTAGGGTACCTGGTGGCCGCCATGAAATTCGGTTTGTGGGGTGTGGCTTGTTTCTTTTTTGGGCATATTGCCGCGGATTTTGCTTGGTATAGCCTAGTGTCCTTGGGAGTGACCAAAGGCACGCGGTTCATGGGGGATCGCAGCTATCGGTGGGTTTTGCGTTTCTGCGGCGTGTTTCTCGTGGGTTTCGGAGCGTGGTTTCTATGGTCGGCTAAAGAGTTCTTGAGCAGGGCTCTGGTTTAG
- a CDS encoding DJ-1/PfpI family protein translates to MATKKILMLVGDFVEDYEVMVPFQMLLMVGHTVHAVCPGKKAGEKVRTAVHDFEGDQTYSEKPGHNFTLNATFDEIKPEAYDGLVIPGGRAPEYIRLNPKVLDIVRHFAQTGKPIASICHGQQVLVAAGVLQGRTCTAYPAVKPDLLAAGASWADVNETFTNAVVDGNLVTAPAWPAHPEWIRKFLQLLGTRIEP, encoded by the coding sequence ATGGCGACGAAAAAGATTCTGATGCTTGTTGGGGACTTTGTGGAAGACTATGAAGTGATGGTTCCCTTCCAGATGCTTTTAATGGTCGGGCACACGGTGCATGCAGTCTGTCCGGGGAAAAAGGCCGGAGAAAAGGTTCGAACGGCCGTCCACGATTTCGAAGGGGATCAGACTTACAGCGAAAAGCCGGGCCACAATTTCACACTCAACGCCACCTTTGACGAAATTAAGCCGGAAGCCTACGATGGTCTCGTCATTCCTGGTGGAAGAGCTCCCGAATACATTCGGCTCAACCCAAAGGTCTTGGACATTGTTCGTCATTTCGCGCAAACGGGAAAACCTATCGCTTCCATCTGTCATGGTCAGCAGGTCCTGGTGGCTGCCGGCGTGCTTCAAGGGCGCACGTGCACGGCGTATCCGGCAGTCAAGCCCGATCTCCTTGCGGCGGGAGCTTCCTGGGCTGACGTGAATGAAACCTTCACCAACGCCGTGGTCGATGGAAATCTGGTCACAGCACCGGCTTGGCCTGCCCATCCCGAGTGGATACGTAAGTTTTTGCAGCTTTTGGGAACTCGCATCGAACCCTAA
- a CDS encoding creatininase family protein → MWNRLRRLKAIKNFSETEGLNRDACFLEKDRDKEESVLDNAGSHGLKEEEIVPVLEECTMTFFEKERRVIHTVIIPCGSLEEHGPHLPLGTDTFHAVALANAVARIMPVWAAPPMWYGLCRSSSEHPGTVGIRSRTLHALLFDVVESFYRQGLRNVIVLSGHAGGTHMATLVDAGEELMERLPELRLAVCSVLDIGRTAWKDIQENPKDSHAGEVETSLMLHLHPEWVQGIAEEAYPTFPEHILVRRKRAYWPSGVWGNPKAASAEKGRLFMDSSVKALMALVKKLETWQDPDV, encoded by the coding sequence ATGTGGAATCGCCTTAGGCGTCTGAAGGCCATTAAAAACTTCAGTGAAACCGAAGGACTGAACCGTGACGCTTGCTTCCTTGAAAAGGATCGCGATAAGGAAGAGAGTGTGTTGGACAATGCCGGCTCTCATGGCCTAAAAGAGGAGGAAATCGTGCCCGTTCTGGAAGAATGCACCATGACTTTTTTTGAAAAGGAACGGCGGGTTATTCATACCGTCATTATCCCATGCGGTTCCTTGGAAGAACACGGGCCCCATCTTCCTCTCGGGACCGACACGTTTCATGCTGTGGCTCTGGCCAACGCCGTGGCCCGTATCATGCCCGTCTGGGCAGCACCTCCCATGTGGTATGGATTGTGTCGAAGTTCCAGTGAACATCCGGGAACCGTTGGAATACGCTCTCGAACCCTTCATGCCCTCCTCTTCGATGTGGTGGAAAGCTTTTACCGACAAGGATTGCGAAATGTGATCGTTCTCAGCGGCCATGCCGGCGGAACTCACATGGCAACCCTTGTGGACGCCGGCGAGGAACTCATGGAACGCCTTCCAGAGTTGCGCTTAGCCGTTTGTTCCGTGCTCGACATCGGCCGAACGGCCTGGAAAGACATTCAAGAAAATCCAAAGGATTCCCACGCCGGCGAAGTGGAGACATCGCTTATGCTTCATTTGCACCCGGAATGGGTTCAAGGGATTGCAGAGGAGGCCTATCCCACGTTTCCCGAGCACATTTTGGTACGTCGCAAGAGGGCTTATTGGCCTTCGGGGGTTTGGGGAAACCCCAAAGCAGCATCGGCAGAAAAGGGACGTCTTTTTATGGACTCTTCTGTAAAGGCCCTGATGGCCCTTGTCAAAAAGCTGGAGACCTGGCAGGACCCCGATGTGTGA
- a CDS encoding peptidase U32 family protein, producing the protein MMGKPAHNSRTVPELLAPGGHLDALWAAIENGADAVYVGLKKLSARAHAPNFSLDDLARLLPVVQGRGISVYVAFNSLVTAREIPSVMDTLQALSDLSVDALIVQDPGLFFLCRRYFPSLKLHASTLAAVHSSAGVHVLERFGARRIVLARELTLDEIQAIRHKTHAELEIFVHGALCYSISGLCLASSYRGGHSGLQGRCVQPCRLRYVQERKSGYFFSCNDFCALAHIPFLKKLGLTAFKIEGRMKDADYIATVVRAYRHVLDAPDNQVQDAVEEARDWLTRAPARRLTAAFFGKDPSKEILSPHRSGSSGLWVATVRSIGPEGLKVDLRHSIRLGDRLRPESSEGKELPTFVLEGIRTEDGTFLEETQTLGSVVLATTRLQELSTGVRLFRIGREPMPTAKLWQSLLRDGSKPLSYRARWDHHHELLDHFPKSPGNVRRLAPSLWIKLRALADLGRAMTSPAQKVWLVATRENLEKMAKRRLHEAQRERFGWSLPPILFENDVDYYRKAVAWYLSKGYRAWEINNWGHLDWLLEDGRIFVTAGSRMNVRNKAAMAALAEVGCRSVVLSWEITRDELRELILDPVPCVPVIPVYGHPSLFLSRIHPPLLENRPIKTPRGDVYFYRKEGSLAALHADRPCNWFEKIPELEAMGYRTFLMDLGEGPTPLEPGQWERLLSGYQRQRSDAPYSLFNYERKPIPDSRAKASASKEPQQGRGHRLFHER; encoded by the coding sequence ATGATGGGTAAGCCGGCACATAACTCAAGAACCGTCCCGGAACTCCTGGCCCCTGGGGGTCATCTGGATGCGCTCTGGGCCGCCATAGAAAACGGAGCGGACGCCGTTTATGTGGGCCTCAAAAAGCTCAGTGCGAGAGCCCACGCCCCCAATTTCAGTCTGGATGATCTGGCCCGTCTTCTGCCTGTAGTGCAAGGTCGAGGAATTTCCGTGTACGTGGCTTTCAACAGCCTTGTTACGGCTCGAGAAATCCCATCCGTCATGGACACGTTGCAGGCCCTATCGGACCTGAGTGTGGATGCGCTGATCGTTCAGGATCCCGGTCTTTTTTTCTTGTGCCGCCGTTATTTTCCATCTCTCAAGCTTCATGCAAGTACCCTGGCCGCGGTGCACAGTAGCGCCGGTGTGCACGTCCTGGAAAGGTTCGGCGCTCGCCGCATCGTCCTGGCTCGAGAGCTCACCCTTGATGAGATTCAAGCTATTCGTCACAAAACCCATGCAGAACTAGAAATCTTTGTCCACGGGGCTCTTTGCTACTCAATATCCGGCCTTTGTCTTGCCAGTAGCTACCGCGGCGGGCACAGTGGGCTTCAGGGGCGATGTGTGCAACCTTGTCGACTTCGCTATGTTCAGGAAAGAAAATCCGGCTATTTTTTTTCCTGCAATGATTTCTGCGCACTCGCCCACATTCCTTTCCTCAAAAAACTTGGCCTGACAGCTTTTAAGATCGAAGGCCGCATGAAGGACGCCGACTACATCGCCACGGTGGTGCGTGCCTACCGGCATGTGCTGGACGCCCCCGATAATCAGGTTCAAGATGCCGTGGAGGAAGCTCGAGACTGGCTCACTCGAGCTCCGGCTCGCCGCCTAACCGCGGCCTTTTTCGGCAAAGATCCTTCCAAGGAAATCCTTAGTCCGCATCGTTCCGGATCCAGTGGACTGTGGGTGGCTACCGTAAGATCCATAGGGCCTGAGGGCTTGAAGGTGGATCTTCGGCATTCGATACGCTTAGGAGACCGCTTACGTCCGGAATCCTCTGAAGGCAAAGAATTGCCTACATTCGTTTTGGAAGGCATCCGTACGGAAGATGGAACCTTCTTGGAAGAAACTCAGACGCTTGGTTCCGTGGTTCTTGCCACAACAAGGCTTCAGGAACTCTCCACCGGTGTGAGGCTCTTTCGAATCGGAAGAGAGCCCATGCCGACCGCAAAGCTCTGGCAATCTCTTTTGCGGGACGGCTCGAAACCCTTGTCCTATCGGGCTCGATGGGACCACCACCATGAACTTCTTGACCATTTCCCGAAAAGCCCAGGCAATGTTCGACGTCTCGCCCCGTCTCTCTGGATAAAGCTCCGTGCTCTTGCGGATCTCGGGCGTGCCATGACATCGCCCGCTCAAAAGGTTTGGCTTGTGGCCACCCGAGAAAACCTGGAAAAAATGGCCAAGAGACGTCTCCACGAGGCGCAGAGGGAACGATTCGGCTGGTCTCTGCCACCAATTCTTTTTGAAAACGATGTGGATTATTATCGCAAGGCGGTAGCCTGGTACCTTTCCAAAGGATATCGAGCTTGGGAAATCAACAATTGGGGTCACTTGGATTGGTTGTTAGAAGACGGGAGGATTTTCGTTACCGCGGGTTCCCGCATGAACGTCCGCAACAAAGCGGCCATGGCCGCTTTGGCCGAGGTCGGTTGCCGCTCCGTGGTGCTGTCCTGGGAAATCACTCGCGATGAACTTCGCGAACTCATCTTGGACCCTGTGCCATGCGTTCCCGTGATCCCGGTGTACGGTCATCCTTCGCTCTTTCTTTCAAGAATTCATCCGCCCCTTTTGGAAAATCGACCGATCAAAACACCACGCGGGGATGTTTATTTCTACCGCAAGGAAGGGTCGCTCGCGGCGCTCCATGCCGATCGCCCTTGCAACTGGTTTGAAAAGATTCCCGAATTGGAAGCGATGGGATACCGGACATTTCTGATGGATTTGGGAGAAGGGCCAACACCTTTGGAACCCGGACAGTGGGAACGTCTGTTGAGCGGGTACCAGCGACAACGTTCCGATGCGCCCTATTCCCTTTTTAATTACGAGAGAAAACCCATTCCCGACTCGAGGGCTAAAGCATCCGCCTCGAAAGAGCCTCAACAGGGCAGGGGCCACCGCCTTTTCCATGAGAGGTGA
- the dnaE gene encoding DNA polymerase III subunit alpha, giving the protein MPPFVHLHVHSQYSLLDGAIRLGDLVQTAKEFEMPAVAVTDHGNMFGALEFYEKAKKAGIKPIIGCEIYLAPRGRHTRGLSGNAGAGPNGADDDKNQHLILLAQDLTGYKNLIKIVTLAYLEGFYYKPRADKELLRAHHEGLIALSSCLKGEVASELLNGRADAALRAAREYEEIFGKNRFFLEIQANGIPEQAIVNEKLIALSRDTGIPLVATNDCHYLKRNDARAHDILLCIQTGKTVLDEKRMKFRTDQLYFKSPDEMFREFAHVPEALENTVRIADMCALNIPLGEYHFPVFPLPNGESLETQFRKTALEGFEKRLSEIRHNRPHFSDQDLEAYRKRLQEELDVIVEMGFAAYFLIVADFISYAKNRGIPVGPGRGSAAGSLAAYVMGITDLDPIEHGLIFERFLNKERISMPDIDVDFCVLGRDEVVRYVSEKYGRDQVAQIATFGTMQAKAVVRDVGRALAMPYNEVDKIAKLIPAGLDVTLSKAFEQEPRLVELQREDPQVRELFEIAQALEGLTRHASTHAAGVVIGDKPLVEYMPLFRDQDGKVVTQFSMKYVEKAGLIKFDFLGLRNLTVIHNAVQLIEKNHGVRLDMKRLPLDDPKTYDLLGRADTTGVFQLESSGMRDILVRLQPERFDDIVALVALYRPGPIKSGMVDQYIDGKHGRIPITYDVEQLRPILEPTYGVILYQEQVMEIARVLANYTLGEADILRRAMGKKIPEVMAAQRERFLAGAQQNGIELTKANHIFDLMDKFAGYGFNKSHSAAYALIAYQTAYLKAHYPVEFMAALLNSFLNNTDQVVKLINECREKGIAVLPPDVNVSELDFTVVEGKIRFGLGAVKNVGEGAIENILAARAKGGPFTSIYDFCERVDSSKVNRRVLEHLIKCGAFDSIHADRARVLAAMDQALEKAQARHRDRSAGQLNLFDLLRASDKHSPEPETLPEVPSWDSRTVLSYEKEALGFYISGHPLDHYTDVLGTLCTADTQTVREKPDGAKVILCGLISITKELTTKKGERMAFLSLEDKEGTLEVVCFPETYLKARPLLQGDEPLVVFGTLQHDEKGSKVLADEILTLEEAQSQSVDTVLIKLPAHTLDRNGLETLRHLLVAHSGPCKTVLHLDVDGQATAVIALNHKLHVTPTSGFVRAMTAQFGADCLDLVRKACHQ; this is encoded by the coding sequence ATGCCACCATTTGTTCATCTGCATGTCCACAGCCAGTACAGCCTTTTGGACGGAGCCATTCGATTGGGGGATCTCGTTCAAACAGCGAAGGAATTTGAAATGCCCGCGGTGGCGGTCACAGACCACGGCAATATGTTCGGAGCCTTGGAATTTTATGAAAAAGCCAAAAAGGCCGGCATCAAGCCTATTATCGGCTGTGAAATTTATCTAGCCCCCAGAGGGCGTCATACTCGTGGTCTTTCCGGCAACGCCGGTGCAGGACCCAACGGTGCCGATGACGACAAGAACCAACACCTGATCCTTTTGGCACAAGATCTGACAGGATACAAAAACCTCATTAAAATCGTCACCCTCGCTTACCTGGAAGGCTTTTACTATAAGCCTCGGGCCGACAAAGAACTGCTTCGAGCCCACCATGAAGGTCTCATCGCTCTGTCCAGTTGCTTGAAAGGGGAAGTGGCCTCCGAGCTTTTAAACGGCAGAGCGGACGCCGCTCTTCGAGCCGCTCGGGAATATGAAGAAATCTTCGGAAAGAATCGTTTTTTCCTCGAAATTCAGGCTAACGGCATCCCTGAACAGGCGATCGTCAACGAAAAACTCATCGCTCTGTCACGAGACACAGGCATTCCTTTGGTAGCCACCAACGACTGCCATTACTTGAAACGTAATGATGCCCGCGCTCACGACATTCTCCTATGCATTCAGACAGGCAAAACCGTTCTGGATGAAAAGCGCATGAAATTTCGAACAGATCAGCTTTATTTTAAGTCTCCGGATGAAATGTTTCGCGAATTCGCCCATGTGCCGGAAGCTCTGGAAAATACCGTGCGGATCGCCGACATGTGTGCCTTGAATATTCCACTGGGCGAATATCATTTTCCTGTATTTCCTTTACCCAACGGAGAATCCCTCGAAACTCAATTTCGAAAAACGGCTCTGGAGGGGTTTGAAAAAAGACTTTCAGAAATTCGCCATAACCGACCCCACTTTTCCGACCAAGATTTGGAAGCATACCGAAAGCGGCTGCAGGAAGAATTGGATGTCATCGTGGAAATGGGCTTTGCGGCGTATTTTCTCATCGTGGCCGATTTTATCTCTTATGCCAAAAACCGTGGCATTCCCGTAGGTCCGGGTCGAGGTTCCGCGGCTGGAAGCTTGGCAGCCTATGTCATGGGGATTACGGATCTGGACCCCATCGAGCACGGCCTTATTTTTGAGCGATTCCTCAACAAGGAACGCATCAGCATGCCCGATATTGATGTGGACTTTTGCGTTCTGGGTCGTGATGAGGTCGTTCGGTATGTGTCGGAAAAATACGGCAGGGATCAGGTGGCGCAAATCGCCACTTTTGGCACCATGCAAGCCAAGGCCGTGGTCCGGGACGTGGGGCGTGCCTTGGCCATGCCTTACAACGAAGTGGACAAGATCGCCAAGCTGATTCCTGCAGGTCTCGATGTGACACTTTCCAAAGCCTTTGAGCAAGAGCCTCGCCTCGTGGAGCTGCAGCGGGAAGATCCTCAGGTTCGAGAGCTTTTTGAAATCGCTCAGGCTCTGGAAGGCCTCACACGCCACGCCTCCACTCATGCCGCCGGGGTGGTTATCGGCGACAAACCCCTTGTGGAATACATGCCTCTGTTTCGTGATCAAGACGGCAAGGTGGTGACCCAGTTTTCCATGAAATATGTGGAAAAAGCCGGACTTATCAAGTTCGACTTTCTCGGCTTAAGAAACCTTACGGTCATTCATAACGCGGTCCAGCTGATCGAAAAGAATCATGGGGTCCGTCTGGACATGAAACGGCTCCCTTTGGACGACCCCAAAACATACGACCTGTTGGGTCGTGCCGACACCACGGGTGTCTTTCAGCTGGAAAGTTCGGGCATGCGAGATATTCTCGTGAGGCTGCAGCCGGAAAGGTTCGACGACATTGTGGCCTTGGTGGCCTTGTATCGGCCGGGTCCCATCAAAAGCGGAATGGTGGATCAATACATCGACGGAAAACACGGGCGTATTCCCATAACTTACGATGTGGAGCAGCTTCGACCCATTCTGGAACCCACCTACGGCGTTATTCTGTACCAAGAACAGGTCATGGAAATCGCTCGAGTGCTGGCCAATTACACTCTTGGCGAAGCCGATATTTTACGCCGCGCCATGGGAAAGAAAATTCCGGAAGTCATGGCCGCGCAGCGTGAACGTTTTCTGGCCGGCGCTCAACAAAACGGCATCGAACTGACCAAAGCCAACCATATCTTTGACCTCATGGACAAATTTGCGGGCTACGGTTTCAACAAGTCCCATAGCGCCGCCTACGCTCTTATCGCCTACCAGACCGCCTACCTCAAAGCCCATTACCCCGTGGAATTCATGGCGGCTCTGCTCAATTCCTTTCTGAACAACACGGACCAGGTGGTCAAACTCATTAACGAATGCCGAGAAAAAGGTATTGCGGTGCTGCCTCCCGATGTGAACGTGAGCGAGCTGGATTTTACCGTGGTGGAAGGAAAAATCCGGTTTGGCCTTGGGGCCGTGAAAAACGTGGGGGAAGGCGCCATTGAGAACATTCTAGCAGCACGCGCCAAAGGAGGGCCGTTCACTTCCATTTACGATTTTTGTGAACGCGTGGACTCTTCCAAAGTGAACCGCCGTGTTCTGGAACACTTGATCAAGTGCGGGGCTTTTGATTCCATTCATGCGGATCGAGCTCGGGTTCTGGCTGCCATGGACCAGGCTTTGGAAAAAGCTCAGGCTCGACATCGGGACCGAAGTGCAGGACAGCTGAACCTTTTTGATCTGCTACGAGCTTCCGACAAGCACAGCCCGGAACCTGAAACGCTGCCTGAAGTCCCTTCTTGGGACAGTCGGACCGTTCTCAGCTATGAAAAAGAAGCCCTTGGATTTTACATTTCCGGACATCCACTAGATCACTACACCGATGTTCTTGGAACCCTATGTACGGCGGACACGCAAACAGTTCGAGAGAAGCCGGACGGCGCCAAGGTCATTTTGTGCGGACTGATTTCTATCACCAAGGAGCTGACGACAAAAAAAGGTGAGCGCATGGCCTTTCTCAGCCTTGAAGACAAGGAAGGCACCTTGGAAGTGGTTTGCTTTCCAGAGACATACCTCAAAGCACGTCCCTTGCTCCAGGGGGACGAACCACTTGTGGTTTTCGGAACCCTGCAACACGATGAAAAGGGATCCAAAGTGCTTGCGGATGAAATCCTCACCCTCGAAGAAGCCCAAAGCCAATCGGTGGATACGGTGCTCATCAAATTACCGGCGCACACTTTGGATCGAAACGGTCTCGAAACCCTGCGCCACCTTTTGGTCGCTCACTCCGGCCCCTGCAAGACCGTGTTGCATTTGGATGTGGACGGTCAAGCCACAGCCGTCATTGCCCTGAATCATAAGTTGCATGTGACACCAACTTCGGGGTTCGTGCGCGCCATGACGGCGCAGTTCGGAGCCGATTGCCTTGATCTGGTGCGCAAAGCTTGTCATCAATGA